The DNA region GTTCAGCGAACCCGCCCCTTCGCTGACGCTCGGGTAGTCGATGAAGCTGTCGCTTCATCTTCACCCTTCGCTCGGCTTCGCCTCGCTCGGGTAGTCGCTGAAGCTGTCGCTTCATCTTCACCCTTCGCTCGGCTTCGCCTCGCTCGGGTACGTGAAGAAAATCTATTTTCTTCAACTATGATTTATGATTAAAAATATCATTCAAAAAGCAGCTGAAATTATTAAAAAAGGGGGGTTGGTGGCTTTTCCAACTGAAACCGTCTATGGCTTAGGCGCTAATGCTTTGGATAAAAAAGCGGTTAGAAAGATATTTGAGGTAAAGGGCCGACCCTTAGACAACCCAGTCATTGTTCACATTGCCGATATTGGAGATTTAAAAAAATTAGCCAAAACTATCCCAAAAGAAGCAGAAATTTTAGTAGACCCCCACTTCAAAAAATTTGGTCTGGGGTCTAAGAAATTTTGGCCAGGACCCTTAACCTTGGTTCTCTTTAAAAAGAAAGTGGTGCCGGTTGAGGTAACGGCTGGAGGAAATACAGTAGCTATTAGAATGCCAAAAAATAAAATTGCTTTAGAGTTAATAAAAGCTGCTGGAGTTCCTATTGCTGCGCCTTCAGCTAATTTAGCTGGCCGGCCTTCTCCAACTACTGCTAAACATGTTTTTGAGGATTTAGGCAATAAAATTGATTTAATTTTAGATGGGGGCAGAACAAAAATAGGATTGGAGTCAACAGTTCTTGATTTAACCGTCAAGCCCCCTCAAATTTTAAGGCCGGGAG from Candidatus Nealsonbacteria bacterium includes:
- a CDS encoding threonylcarbamoyl-AMP synthase, whose amino-acid sequence is MIKNIIQKAAEIIKKGGLVAFPTETVYGLGANALDKKAVRKIFEVKGRPLDNPVIVHIADIGDLKKLAKTIPKEAEILVDPHFKKFGLGSKKFWPGPLTLVLFKKKVVPVEVTAGGNTVAIRMPKNKIALELIKAAGVPIAAPSANLAGRPSPTTAKHVFEDLGNKIDLILDGGRTKIGLESTVLDLTVKPPQILRPGGISFEELKKVIKDIQLHPSLLGKKLKGKAKSPGMKYRHYAPKAPLILIDPVRDSKKWGKARKRHISNRVEGDLKRLKKFKDLISFYKKQKKKVGIMISRETKKFLKNGDVVLVVGSRKNLKEVSRNLFQTLRKFDIKKVDVILAETFPEKGIGCAIMHRLKKAAGNRLDK